The DNA region GCGCGGCGGACTGCCTTCGGGAGCCGGCAACGCCTTTTTCGCCGTCCGCAGGATACGCTTGACCCCATCAAGCCCATGGATTGTTTCTTCGAAGCTGATCGTTCCGCCGGCGTCGAAGGCACGGCTGTCCTGCTCGCGGAGGATCGCCGTTTGCGCCGCCGGAAAGATCATGCGGTCGGTGCTGCCGAGCACCTCGTCCGTCGCGCGGCCGACAATGACGCTGCAGGCCTCGTTGAAGAGGATATAGCGGCCGTCCTGCGCCATGTCCTTGACGAAAACACCGACCGGAAGGTTGTCGACAATGCTGTCGAGTAGCGAGCGCGTATCCGTCAGCTGGCGTTTGGCGGCGTTGACCTCCGTGCGGTCCTGCACGATCGCCAGGATGGCGCTCTTTCCGTCGAAGCGAACCTCGCGTCCGTAGGTCAGCACTTCGAAGGTCTCGCCATTGGCCTTGAGATGCGTCCAGCGCTCAGCCTTTTCGATGTCGGTGCGCGTTTCGACAGCCTTCAGCATGCGCGCCCGCTCGGCAGCTGGCCGGATATCGAGCACCGTCATGGCAGCAAAATCATCCGGCGCGAAACCGTAAAGGTCCAGCACAGCATCGTTGACGTTCAGGAAGTGCAACGTTTCCGGATCATAGACCCACATCGGTGACGGATGCGTCTTGAACAGGGAACGGAAATCGTCATTCGGGACTATGATCTCAGCGGACTTTTTCAAGGTTACGGCCGTGGGCAATGAATGCGTTCAATGAAAATATCGAGCTGTTTATAGGGGAAAAAACTAAATAAAATCAGAATCATAGATCGCCTAAACTTTAGGCGGACGCATGCTGATTAGGCAATCGGGAGCCATTTCATAGCCTCAGGAACAATCCGCCGAGCAGTTTGTTTTCTAGGGAGAACCCTGAGACTGCAACGCGGCAAAACCAGCCGCTTCGCAAATCGCCGCAAAGATGAAGGGAGCTGATCATGACCTCGGCCAAGCATCCCAAGACGACCAAACCGAGCGACCGCGATCTGACCGACGATCCTGGTATCGGTCGCTCGCGCGGCATTTCCACGCCGCCGGACGATGAGACGCTGCGGGGAGAGAATACCGTCGAAGGAGACGTTGCGAACGATACAACACCGCAGGGCGGTATTGATCCCCGCCATCGCGGCCGTACGAACAAATAGAAGATCATATTTCGAAAGGAGGCTCAAGTGACTCTCCTGGAGCTTAAACCGAATCAAGCGGACGGCGTCGCGCATGCCATCCGACATGCATGCCAGCTCCTGCCTGATCCCATCAATATGATTGAATTCGGCGCTTTCTTCGATCCTTACGTCGACGGTTCGAAAGTCGTTCTCCTCGGCGAGGCAACGCATGGCACGGCGGAGTTCTACCGGGCGCGCGCGGCAATAACCCGTAACCTCATCGAAAATCACGGCTTCAACATCATCGCCGTCGAAGCCGATTGGCCCGATGCAGAGCGTATCGACCGCCATGTGCGCCATCGGAACGCGCGGATCTACGATGCCGAGTCCTTTATACGTTTTCCGGATTGGATGTGGCGCAATGCCGAATTCGAGCAGTTCGTCTCGTGGCTGCGCAGCTATAATGAGAGCCTTGAGCCGAACCGGCGCGTCGAATTCCGTGGCGTGGATATTTATTCGCTGAACAGCTCGATCAAGGCGGTGCTCGATTATCTCCAGCGCATCGACCCCGACGAGGCGATGGAAGCCCGCCGCCGTTACGCCTGCCTGACGCCCTGGCAGGAGCGGCCCGCGGCTTATGCCCGTGCCATCCTTTCCGGCGTTCAGGAGGAATGCGAACCGGCCGTCGTCGCCCAATTGCAGGAACTGCTCACCCGCGAGCTCGACTATGCCGCCGCTGACGGCGAGGACTTTCTCGATGCGGCTCAAAATGCGCGTATCGTCGCGACGGCCGAACACTACTACCGGGCGATGTACCGCAGCAGCAACGATTCCTGGAATCTGCGCGACAAGCACATGTTCGAAACGCTCCAGAGATTGATGGAACACCGGCCAGACGCAAGGGTCGTCGTGTGGGCCCACAACTCGCACATCGGCAACGCCGCTGCGACCGCCATGGGCTGGGATGGCCAGTTCAACATCGGGGAGCTTGCCCGGATTGCTTATGGCGACGAGGCCCTTCTCGTCGGCTTCGGGACGGACCGCGGTACGGTAGCCGCCGCCGATGATTGGGATCAACCGGCGAAGATCAAGATCGTCATCCCGTCGCGTCCGGACTCTTACGAGCGTGTTTTCCGGCAGACCGCGATACCGAGATCGCTGACCGATCTGCGGGGAACCCGGGATCGGGCAGTGCGCGAAATCTTGTCGGAACGGCGGCTGGAGCGCGCCATTGGCGTCGTTTACAGGCCGGACAGCGAATTCTACAGCCACTATTTCGAAGCAGTGCTTCCGGAGCAGTTCGACTGCTACCTTTGGTTTGAAGAAACAAAGGCCGTAAATCCGCTTGCCGCCGTGCGTCCGCAAGGCGTACCCGAAACCTATCCGTTCGGACTGTGATCATGCAGAACACCCCACGCTTTCGCAATCGCGCCGACGCGGGCAGAAAGCTCGCCGAAGCCATCGGCTCACGAAGCGATGACCCGGTTGTGCTCGGTCTACCGCGCGGCGGCGTTCCCGTCGCGTTCGAACTCGCGCGTTGCCTGCACGCACCCCTCGATATTCTGCTTGTCCGCAAGATCGGGGCGCCCGGCTATCCGGAATACGCCATCGGCGCCGTAGTCGACGGACAGAATCCGCAACGCGTGATGAACGAAGATGTCTTCGCCTTTTGCGGTGCGTCGCTCGATTATTTCGAAAAGGAGGCAACTCGCCAGCTCGAAGAGATAGAGAGGCGCCGGAAAATCTATCTCGGCGATCGCCCTCCGACTGACCTTGCGAACCGGAGCGTCATTCTCGTCGACGATGGTATCGCCACGGGCGCATCGGTGAAGGTCGCATTAAAGGCACTGCGACAAGCGGAGGCAGGCCATGTCACGCTTGCAGTTCCGGTCGCACCGTGGATGGTAATCGAGGAGCTGAAAGCGGAAGTCGATGAAGTCTTCTGCCTGTCCGCACCTGAGGACCTGCAGGCAGTCAGCCTTCACTACGACCATTTCGACCAGACCAGCGATAGTGAAGTCACCGCGCTGCTTGCGGCGGCGGCCGAATACGGTGACGTCCCGAAAAGCTGAGACGATTCACCGCTTTCGCTTTGCTTGTTTCCTTCGCATTCCAGTTCAATGGTGCGGGTGCATGCACTGGCCGTGATCGGCAAGGACTTCTATGACCCGGCACTGATCCACCCGGCCGTGGCCGCAGCCTTCAACCATGATCTCCAGCTCGGCTTTCAACGCCATCAGGCTGCGTATGCGCTGCTCGACCTCGATGAGCCTGGCTTTGGCGATCGCATCGGCCGAGGCGCAGGATTGATCGGGGTCGTCCTGCAGCGCCAGCAAGGTTCGGATGGAACCGACCTCGAAGCCGAGTTCGCGGGCATGGCGGATGAAGGCAAGCCGACGGATATCGGCATGCTCATAGGAGCGCTGGTTGCCCTCGCTGCGGCTGGGTACCGCCAGCAGCCCGATGCTTTCGTAATAGCGGATCGTCGGAACCTTCACCCCGCTCTGGCGAGCCGCATCGCCGATCGTGATCTTTTTCATGATTTTCCTCTTGCACCTCTAGTCGCTAGAGCATGTAGGAAGAATGCTGCTGAAGAACAAGGAATCCGAAATGGCTGAAGCGGCTCGGGCAAAATACAAAGTTGGCGGAATGGACTGCGCATCCTGCGCGGCAAAGATCAACACGGCAGTCCGCCGTGTTGCCGGTGTCGAGGACGTCTCCGTCTCCGTGACCGCCGGCACGATGACCATCAGCCACGACGGGACCAGTGATCTGACGGCGATCGAAAAAAAGGTAACCGGCCTCGGCTACTCAGTGGTGCCGATGACAGGGAAAGCGCCGGATCACGACCACGCAGCGCAAGACCATACCAGCCCTACACATGTGCATCCTGAAAAGGAAGCCACAGAACCTCATAGCAGTGACCATGGACCAATGGGCGGCTTCTGGTGGCAAAGCAGGAAAGGACGGCTGACGATCGCATCCGGTGCGGCTCTTGCCGCGGCTTATGCTGTGGGGCATCTGCTTCCGGCGATCGCCTCCTACGCCTTTATTGCAGCCGTGCTGATCGGTCTTGTGCCGATCGCCCGCCGCGCGATTACGGCTGCACTGTCCGGAACGCCGTTTTCGATCGAGATGCTGATGACGATCGCCGCAATCGGCGCCATCGTCATCGACGCCGGAGAGGAGGCCGCGGCCGTCGTTTTCCTGTTTCTGGTCGGCGAACTGCTGGAAGGCGTGGCCGCCGGAAAGGCGCGGGCGAGCATTCAATCGCTGACGACGCTCGTGCCAAAAAATGCCTTGCTGGAGCAAAACGGCGAGACGCGCGAAGTACTGGCGGAGACCCTCGCCGTTGGTTCCGTGATCCTCGTGCGCCCGGGTGACCGGATTTCCGCCGACGGCGTCATCATCTCGGGCGAAAGCGCAATCGACGAGGCGCCGGTGACAGGCGAAAGCGTTCCGGTGCGTAAAGGTACCGATGACACGGTCTTTGCCGGAACGGTGAACC from Rhizobium sullae includes:
- a CDS encoding MerR family transcriptional regulator → MKKITIGDAARQSGVKVPTIRYYESIGLLAVPSRSEGNQRSYEHADIRRLAFIRHARELGFEVGSIRTLLALQDDPDQSCASADAIAKARLIEVEQRIRSLMALKAELEIMVEGCGHGRVDQCRVIEVLADHGQCMHPHH
- a CDS encoding phosphoribosyltransferase, with protein sequence MQNTPRFRNRADAGRKLAEAIGSRSDDPVVLGLPRGGVPVAFELARCLHAPLDILLVRKIGAPGYPEYAIGAVVDGQNPQRVMNEDVFAFCGASLDYFEKEATRQLEEIERRRKIYLGDRPPTDLANRSVILVDDGIATGASVKVALKALRQAEAGHVTLAVPVAPWMVIEELKAEVDEVFCLSAPEDLQAVSLHYDHFDQTSDSEVTALLAAAAEYGDVPKS
- a CDS encoding erythromycin esterase family protein; this encodes MTLLELKPNQADGVAHAIRHACQLLPDPINMIEFGAFFDPYVDGSKVVLLGEATHGTAEFYRARAAITRNLIENHGFNIIAVEADWPDAERIDRHVRHRNARIYDAESFIRFPDWMWRNAEFEQFVSWLRSYNESLEPNRRVEFRGVDIYSLNSSIKAVLDYLQRIDPDEAMEARRRYACLTPWQERPAAYARAILSGVQEECEPAVVAQLQELLTRELDYAAADGEDFLDAAQNARIVATAEHYYRAMYRSSNDSWNLRDKHMFETLQRLMEHRPDARVVVWAHNSHIGNAAATAMGWDGQFNIGELARIAYGDEALLVGFGTDRGTVAAADDWDQPAKIKIVIPSRPDSYERVFRQTAIPRSLTDLRGTRDRAVREILSERRLERAIGVVYRPDSEFYSHYFEAVLPEQFDCYLWFEETKAVNPLAAVRPQGVPETYPFGL